The genomic window ACTGGTGCGGATTACACTTTAAGCAAGAAGATGTAATACAGGAAGACCACATTGTAGCAAAAAGTAAAAACGGTAATAACCGTTTCGACAATCTACAACTCCTACACATCCAATGTCACCAAAAGAAAAACGCTAAGGATTATCGTGACTGGTATGAATGTCAATCACCTTCAGATTGAGGAGCCGTGTGCGCTGAAAGGTGCAAGCACGGTTTTGAAGCCGAGTCATAAAGGCGACTTTATGGCTTAGGGCAATAAGATTCAGGGGCAATAGTTTCGTTTGTTAATTAAAATAATAAAAGAGAAACCTTATACAAAATAGTATTTTAACTATTGTTTGAAAACTTATTAGATGAAAATATTACTGATTCATGGTCTTAGTCGAACCCCCTTATCCCTAGCGAACCTGGAGTGGTATTTACAACAAAAAGGAGCGAAAACTGAACAGTTTGCTTATCTTGCCTTTGCAGAAACATTTGAAAAAATTGTTGAACGTTTGAGGGAGCATCTTCAAACCTTGGGCCAGCAAGGAGCTTATGGAGTGGTAGCGCACTCCCTTGGCGGATTATTAATGCGTGCAGCCTTGGGAATAACTTCCTTGGAGCGGCCACAACACATCGTCATGTTAGGGACACCTAATCAACCCCCTCGTCTAGCTCGCTATGCTT from Crocosphaera subtropica ATCC 51142 includes these protein-coding regions:
- a CDS encoding esterase/lipase family protein, which translates into the protein MKILLIHGLSRTPLSLANLEWYLQQKGAKTEQFAYLAFAETFEKIVERLREHLQTLGQQGAYGVVAHSLGGLLMRAALGITSLERPQHIVMLGTPNQPPRLARYAWRVPLFQWWTGQCGFNLTNHDFFASLPKLDSPYTIVAGTGGPRGFWNPFGNELNDGIVAVSETLLSDFDNVIQLPVWHTFMMNDPTVQQTVAQALCLGEAEVI